The following are encoded together in the Panicum virgatum strain AP13 chromosome 6K, P.virgatum_v5, whole genome shotgun sequence genome:
- the LOC120712575 gene encoding protein Brevis radix-like 1, whose translation MLTCIACSRHQLPGGAPPLREPEEGEDDEEDNAFAGGGGEPAGTPSARHAIKSLTAQIKDMALKASGAYRYCKPCAGSSPAAASRRHHHPYGAYADSEVASASDRFHYAYGRAGSSAASTPRLRSGGAMSNGDVTPSVSARTDFLAGDEDGEDGEEMAAGGSEEDDAKEWVAQVEPGVLITFLALPQGGNDLKRIRFSREMFTKWRAQRWWTENYEKVMELYNVQKFNSQAAPLPSTPRSDHENSKEEDNPETAPHCKGHLPHTLHKPLKGSGAIGYSSSDSLEHKTNHLGNGYRHDRYLGHQCYDSVGLASTPKLSSISGAKTETSSVDASVRTSSSPEEVDQSGELSASVSNASDQEREWVEEDEPGVYITIRALPGGIRELRRVRFSRERFSEMHARLWWEENRARIHDQYL comes from the exons ATGCTCACGTGCATCGCGTGCTCCAGGCACCAGctccccggcggcgcgccgccgctgcgcgagccggaggagggggaggacgacgaggaagaCAACGCCTTCGCCGGGGGCGGGGGTGAACCGGCGGGGACGCCCAGCGCGAGGCACGCCATCAAGTCGCTCACCGCCCAG ATCAAGGACATGGCGCTGAAGGCGTCGGGCGCGTACCGGTACTGCAAGCCGTGCGCCGGctcgtccccggcggcggcgtcgcggcggcacCACCACCCGTACGGCGCCTACGCGGACTCCGAGGTGGCCTCCGCGTCCGACCGCTTCCACTACGCGTACGGGCGCGCCGGCAGCTCTGCGGCGTCGACGCCGAGGCTGCGAAGCGGAGGCGCGATGTCCAACGGTGACGTCACGCCGTCGGTCAGCGCGCGCACCGACTTCCTGGCCGGGGACGAGGACGGGGAGGACGgagaggagatggcggcgggcggcagcgagGAGGACGATGCGAAGGAGTGGGTCGCCCAGGTGGAGCCCGGGGTGCTCATCACCTTCCTCGCTCTACCGCAGGGCGGCAACGACCTGAAGCGCATCCGATTCAG CCGTGAAATGTTCACCAAATGGCGAGCACAAAGATGGTGGactgaaaattatgagaaaGTCATGGAGCTTTACAATGTGCAGAAGTTTAACAGTCAAGCTGCTCCTCTCCCTAGCACTCCAAGGTCTGACCATGAG AACTCCAAAGAGGAGGATAACCCAGAGACAGCTCCACATTGCAAGGGGCACCTACCGCATACTTTGCACAAACCACTAAAGGGCAGTGGAGcaataggatattcatcttcaGATTCTCTTGAGCACAAAACCAATCATCTTGGCAATGGTTACCGCCATGACCGCTACCTTGGACACCAGTGCTACGATTCGGTTGGACTGGCATCAACACCTAAGTTGTCAAGCATTAGTGGAGCAAAGACAGAAACTTCATCTGTGGATGCATCAGTGAGGACAAGCTCATCTCCTGAAGAGGTGGATCAATCAGGTGAACTTTCAGCCTCTGTTAGCAACGCAAGTGACCAAGAGAGGGAATGGGTGGAAGAGGATGAGCCTGGTGTGTATATTACTATTCGGGCTTTGCCTGGTGGCATCAGAGAACTCCGGCGCGTCCGATTCAG CCGAGAGAGATTCAGTGAGATGCATGCCAGGTTATGGTGGGAAGAGAACAGGGCCAGAATACATGATCAATATCTTTGA